In a genomic window of Lycium ferocissimum isolate CSIRO_LF1 chromosome 9, AGI_CSIRO_Lferr_CH_V1, whole genome shotgun sequence:
- the LOC132031016 gene encoding aldehyde dehydrogenase family 2 member C4 — protein sequence MMQSKDSQESNFKIPKIKFTQLFINGEFVDSVSGKTFETIDPRNEEVIARIAEGDKEDIDLAVKAAREAFDHGPWPRLAPKERRRIMLKFADLILEHVEEIAVLDTMDAGKLFSAVKTIEIPNVADVLCYYAGATDKIHGTTLKMSREIQGYTLLEPIGVVGHIIPWNFPTQMFVYKVAPALAAGCTMVVKPAEQSPLSALYYAYLAKQVFILALNSLTGFGPTAGAALSSHMDVDKITFTGSTEVGHLVMQAAATSNLKPVSLELGGKCPFIVFDDVDVDKIAPLAFVGAIYNKGEGCVCGSRLFIQEGIYDKFVKKLEEMAKTWVVGDPFDPNTHHGPQVYKKQFEKVLSYIEHGKREGAKLLTGGNALDRKGYFIEPTIFIDVEDDMKIAKEEIFGPVLSVMKFKTVEEVIKRANCTKYGLAAGVMTNDLNIANTVSRSIRAGVIWINCYFAFDPDCPYGGYKCSGFERDLGMEGLHKFLQVKSVATPIYNSPWL from the exons atgatgcAGTCTAAAGATAGTCAAGAATCCAACTTCAAGATTCCAAAGATTAAGTTCACACAACTCTTCATCAATGGAGAATTTGTTGATTCTGTTTCAG GAAAGACATTTGAAACCATAGATCCAAGAAATGAGGAGGTGATTGCAAGAATTGCTGAAGGAGACAAGGAAGATATTGATTTAGCAGTAAAAGCTGCACGTGAAGCTTTTGATCATGGCCCTTGGCCTCGCTTGGCACCCAAG GAGAGAAGAAGGATAATGCTGAAGTTTGCAGACTTAATCCTCGAACATGTGGAGGAAATAGCAGTATTGGATACAATGGATGCAGGAAAGTTGTTTAGTGCTGTTAAGACCATTGAAATACCTAATGTAGCGGACGTTCTCTGTTATTATGCTGGTGCAACCGATAAAATTCATGGGACGACTCTCAAAATGTCACGCGAGATACAAGGATACACTTTGCTCGAACCAATTGGTGTTGTTGGACACATTATTCCTTGGAATTTCCCGACACAGATGTTTGTGTATAAGGTTGCCCCTGCATTAGCTGCTGGTTGCACCATGGTTGTTAAACCTGCTGAACAATCTCCTCTTTCGGCTCTCTATTATGCTTATTTGGCTAAGCAGGTATTCATCTTAGCACTAAATTCACT AACAGGATTTGGACCGACTGCTGGTGCTGCACTTAGCTCTCATATGGACGTGGACAAG ATAACCTTCACAGGGTCGACAGAAGTAGGACATTTAGTAATGCAGGCTGCAGCAACAAGCAATTTGAAACCTGTCTCACTAGAATTGGGAGGCAAGTGTCCTTTTATAGTATTTGATGATGTAGATGTGGACAAAATTGCACCTCTTGCTTTTGTTGGAGCAATATACAACAAG GGAGAAGGTTGTGTGTGTGGATCACGTCTTTTCATCCAAGAAGGAATTTATGATAAATTTGTCAAGAAATTGGAGGAGATGGCGAAAACATGGGTGGTTGGCGATCCTTTTGATCCAAATACTCATCACGGACCACAAGTATACA AAAAACAGTTTGAAAAAGTACTTTCGTACATTGAACATGGCAAGAGGGAGGGGGCAAAATTGCTAACTGGGGGCAATGCATTGGATAGGAAGGGTTATTTCATTGAGCCAACcatattcattgatgttgaa GATGATATGAAAATtgcaaaagaagaaatatttgGACCTGTTTTGTcagtaatgaagttcaa GACGGTAGAGGAGGTTATCAAGAGAGCTAATTGTACAAAGTATGGACTAGCAGCAGGTGTCATGACAAATGACTTGAACATTGCCAACACAGTTTCAAGATCGATTCGAGCTGGAGTTATCTGGATAAACTGTTATTTTGCTTTCGATCCGGATTGCCCATATGGAGGATACAAATGCAGTGGCTTTGAAAGAGATTTGGGAATGGAAGGACTTCATAAGTTTCTTCAAGTTAAATCTGTAGCCACTCCCATTTACAACTCTCCTTGGCTGTAA
- the LOC132031017 gene encoding uncharacterized protein LOC132031017 has product MATLTPGILLKLLQSMNTGTRVTGDHRTPLLQVIGIVPALSTTDNSLWPHNGFYVQLSDSHNSSYVSLSDRDTDLILTNKLQLGQFVHVDRFCFESPPVPRAINVRPIAGRHGFIGSPEPLVARISNGGFLIQPVSDSDPISVYLSKNGAGSGRSGSSSSGTHKLQMDASLGSGLNSKDGKEKVKVREVLAQKENVELNKNSSEKVQPPKRFSSPASVKQRSVSAGKKNVSGGGERDPSPAGKVKRSASPVPSKTVVPSLVAAKEENRRTSKEAAIIVPSRYRQPSPTAGRRQASPLVARRMSLSPGRRLSGGLKGGDSSGKKKMAAIAAGISKVSEAIVGSGKSSRKGWDEGPASSGDSFEQPEKFFSKKKPDIQAILRTQAAISRRLSDVSCHAEDFGSDGKVKSGVAENSPDSEKPNNAAPVIPVHEKKWTDGSISLHSMSSELAKLGKEAMQRRIIASTAAAEALEEALATETIVRNLSMFADLHSTSNPKNPLPTIDRFMSIYEEVVKSTSVAESITSCRGVQKSIENMTTEQPKSSLLWVEAALATDLEIVSLLTNQNSGTQSASAKSSPTYQSTKASNKNPLMVSTLTGTWTRGNGMNETVGLAKKLQSEMQIWFITFVEESLDAGFRVFKNCSSLASDGASSNCGSITAILSQLKRVNSWLDRVVSKKDEQLIQKTECLKRKIYGFVIQHVGTTAENSIPSS; this is encoded by the exons ATGGCAACCCTTACTCCAGGTATCCTTTTAAAATTACTTCAGTCAATGAACACTGGTACACGTGTCACCGGCGACCACCGTACACCGCTACTACAG GTGATCGGAATAGTTCCCGCACTCTCCACAACTGATAATTCCCTGTGGCCTCACAATGGGTTCTACGTGCAACTCTCCGATTCCCATAACTCATCCTACGTGTCCTTATCAGATCGTGACACGGATTTAATCCTAACAAACAAGCTTCAACTCGGTCAATTTGTTCACGTTGACCGGTTTTGCTTTGAATCTCCACCGGTCCCACGTGCTATTAATGTTAGACCTATTGCTGGTAGACACGGCTTCATTGGCTCCCCAGAACCGTTAGTTGCGAGGATTTCGAATGGAGGGTTTCTCATCCAACCCGTTTCGGATTCGGATCCTATTTCTGTTTATTTGTCGAAAAATGGAGCCGGGTCGGGTAGGAGCGGATCCAGCTCTTCAG gaacccataaacttcaaatggATGCGTCTCTAGGTTCGGGGCTGAATTCAAAAGATGGGAAGGAAAAAGTCAAGGTTAGAGAAGTGCTTGCACAAAAAGAAAATGTGGaattgaacaaaaattcttCTGAAAAAGTTCAACCACCAAAAAGATTTTCATCTCCGGCGTCAGTGAAGCAAAGATCAGTATCGGCAGGGAAGAAAAATGTGAGTGGTGGTGGTGAAAGGGATCCATCACCAGCTGGGAAAGTGAAGAGATCAGCATCACCAGTGCCATCAAAAACTGTAGTGCCAAGTTTAGTAGCTGCAAAGGAGGAAAACAGAAGGACGTCAAAGGAAGCAGCTATCATAGTTCCATCGAG GTATCGGCAACCATCACCTACAGCAGGGAGAAGGCAAGCAAGTCCATTGGTGGCGAGAAGGATGTCGTTATCGCCTGGCCGACGATTATCTGGTGGTCTTAAGGGTGGGGATTCTTCTGGAAAGAAGAAAATGGCTGCTATTGCTGCTGGAATCTCAAAAGTTTCGGAAGCAATTGTGGGGTCCGGTAAATCAAGTAGAAAGGGTTGGGATGAAGGTCCAGCAAGTAGTGGTGACTCTTTTGAACAACCAGAGaagtttttttcaaagaaaaagcCGGATATTCAGGCAATTCTGAGAACACAG GCTGCTATTTCTAGGCGTTTGAGTGATGTAAGCTGTCATGCTGAGGATTTTGGAAGTGACGGGAAAGTAAAATCTGGTGTTGCTGAAAATTCCCCCGACTCTGAAAAGCCTAATAATGCAGCTCCAGTTATTCCAGTTCATGAGAAGAAGTGGACTGATGGCAGTATATCACTGCATTCTATGTCCTCAGAACTCGCGAAGCTTGGAAAG GAGGCTATGCAAAGGAGAATAATTGCTTCAACAGCTGCAGCTGAAGCCTTGGAAGAGGCCCTTGCCACTGAGACTATTGTTAGAAATTTGAG TATGTTTGCAGATCTACACTCAACATCCAACCCTAAAAACCCTCTACCAACAATTGATCGTTTCATGTCAATATACGAAGAAGTAGTGAAATCAACAAGTGTTGCTGAATCAATCACCAGCTGTCGTGGTGTCCAAAAATCTATCGAGAATATGACTACGGAACAACCAAAATCATCTCTTCTTTGGGTGGAGGCTGCTCTAGCAACTGATCTTGAAATCGTATCTCTCTTAACAAATCAGAACAGTGGAACTCAATCAGCATCAGCAAAAAGCTCTCCAACATATCAATCGACAAAAGCATCTAATAAGAATCCTTTGATGGTTTCAACATTAACTGGAACTTGGACACGGGGTAATGGGATGAATGAGACAGTAGGACTTGCAAAGAAGTTGCAATCCGAGATGCAAATTTGGTTCATCACTTTCGTTGAAGAGTCGTTAGATGCAGGTTTTCGTGTGTTCAAGAATTGCTCCTCCCTGGCTTCTGATGGAGCTTCCTCCAACTGTGGTTCAATTACAGCTATTTTGTCACAACTCAAGAGAGTCAATAGCTGGTTGGATCGGGTAGTCTCTAAAAAGGACGAGCAATTGATACAGAAGACTGAATGCTTGAAGCGGAAAATTTATGGATTTGTCATTCAGCATGTCGGAACGACTGCTGAAAATTCAATCCCTTCATCTTAA